A genomic region of Serinus canaria isolate serCan28SL12 chromosome 1A, serCan2020, whole genome shotgun sequence contains the following coding sequences:
- the KCNA1 gene encoding potassium voltage-gated channel subfamily A member 1, whose protein sequence is MTVMAGENMDETSALPGHPQDSYQPAAHDDHECCERVVINIAGLRFETQLKTLAQFPNTLLGNPKKRMRYFDPLRNEYFFDRNRPSFDAILYYYQSGGRLRRPVNVPLDMFSEEIKFYELGEEAMEKFREDEGFIKDEERPLPEGEYQRQVWLLFEYPESSGPARIIAIVSVMVILISIVIFCLETLPELKEDKEYTVHRTDNTTQVYKSNIFTDPFFVVETLCIIWFSFELVVRFFACPSKTDFFKNIMNFIDIVAIIPYFITLGTEMAEREGTQKGEQATSLAILRVIRLVRVFRIFKLSRHSKGLQILGQTLKASMRELGLLIFFLFIGVILFSSAVYFAEAEEPESHFTSIPDAFWWAVVSMTTVGYGDMYPVTIGGKIVGSLCAIAGVLTIALPVPVIVSNFNYFYHRETEGEEQAQLLHVSSPNLASDSDLSRRSSSTISKSEYMEIEEDMNNSIDNFREANLRTGNCTVANQNCVNKSKLLTDV, encoded by the coding sequence ATGACCGTGATGGCTGGAGAGAACATGGATGAGACTTCTGCGCTACCTGGCCACCCCCAGGATAGCTACCAGCCCGCTGCCCACGATGACCACGAGTGCTGTGAGCGTGTGGTGATAAACATTGCAGGACTGCGCTTCGAGACACAGTTGAAGACTTTAGCCCAGTTCCCCAACACGCTGCTGGGCAACCCCAAGAAGCGCATGCGCTACTTTGACCCCTTGCGCAATGAGTACTTCTTTGACCGCAACCGGCCCAGCTTTGACGCCATCCTCTACTACTACCAGTCCGGGGGGCGGCTGCGCCGGCCCGTCAATGTCCCCCTGGACATGTTCTCTGAGGAGATAAAATTTTATGAGCTGGGcgaggaggccatggagaagtTCCGAGAAGATGAAGGGTTCATTAAAGATGAGGAGAGACCCTTGCCGGAGGGAGAGTACCAGCGCCAAGTGTGGCTCCTCTTTGAGTACCCAGAGAGCTCTGGGCCGGCAAGGATTATTGCCATAGTCTCTGTCATGGTGATCCTCATCTCCATCGTGATCTTCTGCCTAGAGACATTACCTGAGCTGAAGGAGGACAAGGAGTACACAGTGCACCGCACTGACAACACCACCCAGGTCTACAAATCCAATATCTTTACAGATCCCTTCTTTGTTGTGGAGACCCTGTGCATCATCTGGTTCTCCTTTGAGCTAGTGGTACGCTTCTTTGCTTGCCCTAGCAAGACTGATTTCTTCAAGAACATAATGAACTTCATTGACATTGTGGCCATCATCCCTTACTTCATCACCCTGGGCACTGAGATGGCCGAGCGGGAGGGGACTCAGAAAGGAGAGCAGGCCACTTCCTTGGCTATCCTGAGAGTCATCAGATTGGTAAGAGTCTTTCGAATCTTCAAACTCTCCCGGCACTCTAAGGGCCTCCAGATTTTGGGACAGACCCTCAAAGCAAGTATGAGAGAGCTAGGTTTACTaatcttcttcctcttcattgGGGTGATTTTGTTCTCTAGTGCGGTATATTTTGCTGAGGCTGAAGAACCTGAGTCTCATTTCACAAGTATCCCTGATGCTTTCTGGTGGGCGGTGGTATCCATGACCACTGTGGGCTATGGTGACATGTACCCTGTGACAATTGGAGGCAAAATCGTAGGCTCCTTGTGTGCCATCGCTGGTGTGCTGACAATTGCCCTGCCTGTACCTGTCATCGTGTCCAACTTCAACTACTTCTACCACCGAGAAACCGAAGGGGAAGAACAGGCTCAGTTACTTCACGTTAGCTCCCCTAATTTAGCATCTGACAGTGATCTCAGTCGCCGCAGCTCCTCCACAATCAGCAAATCTGAGTACATGGAAATCGAAGAGGATATGAATAATAGCATAGACAATTTTAGAGAGGCTAATCTCAGAACTGGCAACTGCACTGTAGCCAACCAAAACTGTGTTAATAAGAGCAAGCTGCTGACTGATGtgtaa